A single genomic interval of Helianthus annuus cultivar XRQ/B chromosome 6, HanXRQr2.0-SUNRISE, whole genome shotgun sequence harbors:
- the LOC110886323 gene encoding tetrahydrocannabinolic acid synthase, whose translation MKKSQLVFFLLPTLCFYVSLGASSPIDPDDSEDFISCLQSKTNNATSISKLIFTPLNSSFESIWEARVNNLRFIKPSTPRPSVIVTPIDDTQIQASLFCTKKHGYEIRIRSGGHDFEGVSSSAVVPFVMLDLVNMKSIDVDVGNKTAWVQAGALLGEVYYSISQKTNTLYFPAGVCPNVGVGGYMGGGGYGNLVRKYGTAADNVLDVLFMDVNGNILDRKSMGEDLFWALRGGGASSFGIVLAWKLGLVPVPEIVTVFVVNITLEENGTDIFYKYQYVAPRMDPNLLIRVRMSSEFIGNTTKKTVRMLFEGLYLGKIDTLLTLLDKDFPELKLKQENCEEMSMVQSSIVLAIQGFTSSTPTEALLNQSAILRRQSNAKVKLDYVRTPIPKSGLRKIWRKMFENDRSELLIMYTFGGKMEEYSETAIPYPHRAGVLYQLYKGVSFVDQTSDTTPTSLKRIKWLRRFDKFLKPYVSKNPREAYVNYIDLDLGVGSETYKEASVWGERYWKRENFKKLIRIKAKVDPENFFRHPQSIPVFN comes from the coding sequence atgaaaaaatcTCAACTTGTGTTCTTTTTGCTTCCAACTCTTTGTTTCTATGTTTCATTGGGAGCCTCATCTCCCATTGATCCTGATGATTCTGAAGATTTCATAAGCTGTCTCCAATCCAAAACCAACAATGCCACCTCCATCTCTAAACTCATTTTCACCCCCCTCAACTCTTCTTTCGAGTCCATTTGGGAGGCTAGAGTAAACAATCTTAGGTTTATCAAACCCTCCACCCCTAGACCGTCCGTCATCGTGACTCCCATCGACGACACGCAGATCCAAGCCTCTCTTTTCTGCACCAAGAAACACGGATATGAGATCAGGATCAGGTCGGGAGGACATGACTTCGAAGGCGTCTCGTCCTCTGCTGTAGTTCCCTTTGTCATGCTTGATCTTGTCAACATGAAGTCTATAGATGTGGATGTTGGAAACAAGACTGCATGGGTCCAGGCTGGTGCACTGCTTGGTGAAGTCTACTACAGTATTTCTCAAAAGACCAACACCTTGTACTTCCCAGCTGGTGTTTGTCCCAATGTGGGTGTGGGCGGGTACATGGGTGGCGGTGGGTATGGAAACCTAGTGAGGAAATATGGGACAGCTGCTGATAACGTTTTGGATGTTCTGTTCATGGATGTCAATGGAAATATTTTGGACAGGAAGTCGATGGGCGAAGATTTGTTTTGGGCGCTTCGCGGTGGTGGTGCTTCCAGCTTTGGAATAGTTCTTGCATGGAAGCTGGGGTTGGTGCCAGTGCCGGAGATTGTGACTGTTTTTGTAGTGAATATAACACTTGAAGAAAATGGGACagatattttttataaatatcaATATGTAGCACCAAGAATGGATCCGAATTTGCTTATAAGAGTTCGGATGTCAAGTGAATTTATAGGCAACACAACAAAGAAAACGGTACGAATGTTGTTTGAAGGACTTTATCTTGGCAAAATCGACACATTGCTTACATTGCTAGACAAAGACTTCCCTGAGCTCAAGTTGAAGCAAGAGAATTGCGAAGAAATGAGCATGGTCCAATCAAGCATTGTATTAGCAATTCAGGGATTCACAAGCTCGACCCCAACCGAAGCTTTACTGAACCAATCTGCCATCCTGAGGCGGCAGTCGAACGCCAAAGTTAAACTAGACTATGTCAGGACTCCTATTCCTAAAAGCGGGctcagaaagatctggagaaagaTGTTTGAAAACGACCGGTCAGAATTGTTGATCATGTACACTTTTGGAGGGAAGATGGAGGAGTACTCGGAAACAGCAATTCCGTATCCTCATAGAGCTGGGGTTTTGTATCAGTTGTATAAGGGTGTGAGTTTTGTAGATCAAACTTCAGACACGACCCCAACATCACTCAAACGGATAAAGTGGCTGCGAAGGTTTGATAAGTTTTTGAAGCCATACGTATCAAAGAACCCGAGGGAAGCGTATGTGAACTACATTGATCTTGATTTGGGTGTTGGAAGTGAGACTTATAAGGAAGCAAGCGTTTGGGGCGAGAGGTATTGGAAGAGGGAAAATTTTAAAAAGTTGATTCGAATCAAGGCCAAAGTGGATCCAGAGAATTTCTTTAGGCACCCACAAAGCATACCAGTCTTCAACTAA